The Cucurbita pepo subsp. pepo cultivar mu-cu-16 unplaced genomic scaffold, ASM280686v2 Cp4.1_scaffold001935, whole genome shotgun sequence DNA segment TTAGAGAGAAACTCTCATATCTTCTCAGACAAACAATAGGGCATCAAATCTTTTATTGACTCTACTACTTTTTTAGTTCTCTGTTGGTGGAAATTGTTTCCACCTTTTCATAGTTGTAGTCTTGCATCTCTTATATCccattggaaaaaaaaattgtaatctTCCTATAGATAGGATCCTAcatcttttgtaatttcatttatcaatgaataatttgtttcttataaaaagaaGTAATAATAAAGAGTCAATCCTATTATCACTGATACCACAATGACTGCTAAGGTTTTGACTTTTGTCCTCTTGTTTATTCCATAATAGAGGCCCCGACTTCCCCGAAGTGTCATGCATATGTACagaaattctaaattttgagCTTAGAAAACTTTATCAACAGTAACAAATAATTGACTGAAAAACTAATGCAAGACTTCGTTTTCTTCTTATCTAATAATTCATTTCAAGTTGTTGTCTCgtgttcaaaaaattcatGTCGAGTTGAAATTGGCGATTTTAAAGTATTAACAGCCTTCCAACAAAGTGTAAATTAAGGATAAGAAGAAACTTGAAGTAACTTAAAGTGATGAGACATGAAGAAACCACATATACGTTAAAATACATACCTCAATCGAGCTTATAGGAAGTAGCTCAGAACCACTGTCAGGTTCGAACTTTATGTTTTCTTTCCGTAACTTGGATAGTATTCCCGAGTAGTTCTCGGTGGAAGTCACAATCTTGTAATATCTGCAGGAAAAACAAACGGAGataaaatttctttcaaaataatcCTAATATTGGATATATCAAAAAAGTTTTGCTCTTCAATAATACTAAATTTCAAGTTTCATTATTGATAAAAGCATAACAACAACCGTTATGTATTGAAGAAGCAAGCAAAACTACTGATAACATGTAGAGACGCTACCTTTCCGACCTCTCTTCTTCTGTATCATCTTCATATTCCGGAGGTTCAATAACATCTTCTGCGCCAGCATCTAGAGATATGGTGAGAAGCTGGTCTTTGTCAACATCAGAGGCCTTAACATTCACAACTCGAGCACGTCTGAACTTGAACATAACAGATCCTGG contains these protein-coding regions:
- the LOC111786544 gene encoding probable transcriptional regulatory protein At2g25830, with amino-acid sequence NAASLQVYGYGGASMVVEVSTDKINRSVAAVREVVKDYGGKMADPGSVMFKFRRARVVNVKASDVDKDQLLTISLDAGAEDVIEPPEYEDDTEEERSERYYKIVTSTENYSGILSKLRKENIKFEPDSGSELLPISSIE